Proteins encoded within one genomic window of Acipenser ruthenus chromosome 32, fAciRut3.2 maternal haplotype, whole genome shotgun sequence:
- the LOC117965080 gene encoding glycosylated lysosomal membrane protein-like — MKLLAGLVRLDVFLYFISLITAVQAFFGGGTDNYRRKVSLELNPGRSGSSNVSVLHVRAVGNNDTLHFLWGSQGVPTLLLVHTDSPETRVQIDWERMLSNNISGSLTVEPASAVRYSTAFLFSKIWEYRDNSTDQSQAAADSYFPPYSLEEFTWEDLNRTLNHSALTAQLCGRNQSQHRGRVCFQISAFESWGRDPAWPRLLHSANSSQLRFVIEGVMPRSNCSRFALELLSIDSRDHEAREETHRSIDDEYTPSIFQVSQLVSVHVNSSAPVLSYAQWKPVAYRTASPVFEDSTPCRHSPASPPLPPPRLGLALAFFGGALDQGYRASAVNISFGIPGEPFYNATGYLSWSCLLGLGSPPEDSFSPLVLGIMVVGLGTPALLLLVGGAYVCVRRLGRQQPGYAPIN; from the exons ATGAAGCTGTTGGCAGGATTGGTCCGGCTCGATGTATTTTTATACTTTATAAGTTTAATAACAGCCGTCCAGGCTTTCTTTGGGGGCGGCACGGATAATTACCGCAGAAAG GTTTCCCTGGAGTTGAACCCGGGTCGCAGCGGCTCCTCCAATGTCAGCGTGCTCCACGTGCGTGCCGTCGGGAACAACGACACGCTGCACTTCCTGTGGGGCAGCCAGGGGGTGCCCACGCTGCTGTTGGTGCACACGGACAGCCCAGAGACCCGGGTGCAAATCGACTGGGAGCGCATGCTGTCTAACAACATCTCGGGTAGCCTGACGGTGGAGCCAGCGAGCGCTGTGCGGTACTCCACGGCTTTCCTCTTCAGTAAG ATCTGGGAGTACAGGGATAACAGCACTGATCAGTCCCAGGCGGCAGCTGACAGCTACTTCCCTCCCTACAGCTTGGAGGAGTTCACCTGGGAGGACCTGAATCGAACCCTCAACCACTCGGCCCTGACTGCGCAGCTCTGTGGGAGGAACCAGTCACAGCACAGAGGGAGAGTCTGCTTCcag aTCTCTGCCTTTGAGTCCTGGGGTCGTGACCCTGCCTGGCCCCGCCTCCTCCACAGTGCTAACTCCTCCCAGCTGCGCTTCGTGATTGAAGGGGTCATGCCCAGGTCAAACTGCTCCAGGTTCGCTCTAGAGCTGCTCTCGATCGACAGTCGAGATCACGAGGCGAGAGAGGAGACCCACCGCTCCATCGACGATGAATATACTCCCTCCATATTCCAG GTGTCTCAGCTGGTCTCAGTGCATGTTAACAGCAGTGCCCCGGTGCTCAGCTATGCTCAGTGGAAGCCGGTAGCATACCGCACTGCCTCGCCCGTGTTCGAGGACTCCACACCCTGCCGGCACTCCCCCGCCAGcccccccctgccccctcctCGCTTGGGGCTCGCTCTGGCCTTCTTCGGGGGCGCCCTGGATCAGGGGTACAGAGCCAGCGCTGTCAACATCAGTTTCGGGATCCCTGGAGAACCTTTCTACAATGCCACAGGCTACCTGAGCTG GTCGTGCCTGCTTGGTCTGGGCTCCCCCCCAGAGGACTCCTTCTCTCCGCTGGTTCTGGGTATCATGGTGGTGGGGCTCGGCACGCCcgcgctgctgctgctggtgggaGGGGCCTATGTGTGTGTGCGGCGACTGGGGAGACAGCAGCCCGGGTACGCACCAATCAACTGA
- the LOC117965053 gene encoding T-complex protein 1 subunit gamma: MMGRPVIVLSQNMKRESGRKVQTGNISAAKTIADVIRTCLGPRAMMKMLLDPMGGIVMTNDGNAILREIQVQHPAAKSMIEISRTQDEEVGDGTTSVIILAGEMLAVAEQFLEQQMHPTVVISAYRQALDDMISILKDISTPVDVSSREMMLKIINSAINTKAINRWADLACNIALDAVKTVELEENGRKEIDIKKYAKVEKIPGGIIEDSCVLRGVMVNKDVTHPRMRRMIKNPRIVLLDCSLEYKKGESQTDIEITREEDFARILQMEEEYIQQICEDIIRLKPDLIFTEKGISDLAQHYLMKANITAIRRVRKTDNNRIARACGAHIASRTDELREEDVGTGAGLFEIKKIGDEYFTFITECKEPKACTIILRGASKEILAEVERNLQDAMQVCRNVLIDPSLVPGGGAAEMAVSHLLTERSKTMTGVEQWPYRAVAQALEVIPRTLIQNCGASTIRVLTSLRAKHTQEGSMSWGVNGETGALVDMKELGIWEPLAVKAQTYKTAVETAILLLRIDDIVSGHKKKGGDSGAPPAEQ, encoded by the exons ATGATGGGCCGCCCAGTTATCGTGTTGA GTCAGAATATGAAAAGGGAGTCTGGACGAAAAGTCCAGACCGGGAACATCAGCGCAGCGAAG ACCATAGCAGATGTCATTAGAACGTGCTTGGGACCCAGAGCTATGATGAAG ATGCTGCTTGACCCCATGGGAGGGATTGTAATGACCAACGATGGCAACGCTATCCTCAGAGAG ATCCAAGTGCAGCACCCTGCAGCCAAGTCCATGATTGAGATCAGCCGCACCCAGGACGAGGAAGTGGGAGACGGGACCACGTCAGTCATCATTCTGG CCGGGGAGATGCTGGCAGTAGCAGAGCAGTTCCTGGAGCAGCAGATGCACCCGACGGTGGTGATCAGCGCTTATAGACAGGCTCTGGACGACATGATCAGCATCCTGAAAGACATCAG CACCCCAGTGGATGTGAGCAGCCGGGAGATGATGCTGAAGATCATAAACTCTGCCATCAACACCAAGGCTATCAACCGTTGGGCTGACCTGGCCTGCAACATCGCGCTGGACGCAGTGAAGACCGTAGAGCTGGAGGAGAACGGGCGCAAAGAGATCGACATCAAGAAATACGCCAAGGTGGAGAAG ATCCCAGGCGGTATCATCGAGGACTCGTGCGTCCTGCGAGGCGTGATGGTGAACAAGGACGTGACTCACCCCCGCATGCGGAGGATGATCAAGAACCCGCGCATCGTGCTGCTCGACTGCTCGCTGGAGTACAAGAAGGGAGAGAGTCAG ACGGATATTGAGATCACCCGGGAGGAAGACTTTGCCAGAATTCTGCAGATGGAGGAGGAATACATCCAGCAGATCTGCGAAGACATCATCCGTCTGAAACCAGACCTCATCTTCACAGAGAAGGGAATCTCGG ACTTGGCTCAGCATTACCTCATGAAAGCAAACATCACAGCCATCCGCCGTGTCAGGAAAACAGATAACAACAGAATTGCCAG GGCGTGTGGCGCGCACATTGCCAGCCGCACTGACGAGCTGCGCGAGGAGGACGTGGGCACCGGCGCCGGCCTGTTCGAGATCAAGAAGATTGGGGACGAGTACTTCACCTTCATCACAGAGTGCAAGGAGCCCAAAGCCTGCACCATCATCCTGAGAGGGGCCAGCAAGGAGATCCTGGCT GAGGTTGAGCGCAATCTGCAGGACGCCATGCAGGTGTGCCGCAATGTGCTGATTGACCCCTCCCTGGTGCCGGGGGGCGGGGCTGCGGAGATGGCTGTGTCTCACCTGCTCACGGAGCGCTCCAAGACCATGACCGGTGTGGAGCAGTGGCCTTACCGCGCCGTGGCACAGGCCCTGGAGGTCATCCCCAGAACCCTGATTCAGAACTGCGGAGCCAGCACCATCCGGGTCCTTACCTCCCTCAGG GCAAAGCACACTCAGGAGGGCAGCATGTCGTGGGGAGTGAACGGAGAGACCGGGGCGCTGGTGGACATGAAGGAGCTGGGGATCTGGGAGCCACTCGCTGTCAAAGCTCAGACCTACAAAACCGCAGTGGAG ACTGCCATCTTGCTCCTGCGTATCGACGACATTGTTTCCGGTCACAAGAAGAAGGGGGGTGACTCTGGAGCTCCACCGGCTGAGCAGTAG